A single Drechmeria coniospora strain ARSEF 6962 chromosome 03, whole genome shotgun sequence DNA region contains:
- a CDS encoding Cell division control protein 2, whose translation MENYQKLEKVGEGTYGVVYKARDLANGGRIVALKKIRLEAEDEGVPSTAIREISLLKEMKDPNIVRLLNIVHADGHKLYLVFEFLDLDLKKYMEALPVSDGGRGKALPDGTSDKITHLGLSDVVIQKFMMQLCEGIRYCHSHRVLHRDLKPQNLLIDRDGNLKLADFGLARAFGVPLRTYTHEVVTLWYRSPEILLGGRQYSTGVDMWSVGCIFAEMCTRKPLFPGDSEIDEIFKIFRILGTPGEDQWPGVTSYPDFKSSFPKWQRDFSNPICGNLDDKGLDLLEMMLVYDPASRLSAKQACNHPYFEDYLAQQQAAVGRAQRRHRAPCNPDRQTAALHRHPRRLSGYGEAACTGGDGRRGKKLAGTLGTAVASSGWVPMAPKCGRIDRLSGRSVPERSGHERDGDGTPGGRDD comes from the exons atggaAAACTACCAGAAGCTGGAAAAGGTCGGCGAGG GCACCTATGGAGTGGTATACAAGGCCCGCGATCTTGCCAACGGgggccgcatcgtcgcctTGAAGAAGATTCGGCttgaggccgaggacgagggcgtgcCGAGCACCGCCATTCGCGAGATTTCCCTCCTCAAGGAGATGAAGGATCCCAACATTGTGCGGCTCCTCAACATCGTccatgccgacggccacAAGCTCTACCTCGTCTTCGAgttcctcgacctcgacctgaAAAAGTACATGGAAGCGCTGCCCGTCAGCGACGGCGGTCGTGGCAAGGCCCTGCCGGACGGCACCTCGGACAAGATCACCCACCTCGGCCTCAgcgacgtcgtcatccaAAAGTTCATGATGCAGCTGTGCGAAGGCATCCGCTACTGCCACTCGCACCGCGTCCTGCACCGCGACCTCAAGCCGCAGAACCTGCTCATCGACAGGGACGGCAACCTCAAGCTCGCCGACTTtggcctcgcccgcgccTTTGGCGTGCCCCTCCGGACGTACACGCACGAGGTCGTCACGCTCTGGTACCGATCGCCCGAgatcctcctcggcggccgacagTACTCGACGGGCGTCGACATGTGGTCGGTCGGCTGCATCTTTGCCGAGATGTGCACGAGGAAACCGCTCTTCCCGGGCGACTCGGAAATTGACGAGATTTTCAAGATATTCCG CATCTTGGGCACGCCTGGAGAGGACCAGTGGCCGGGCGTCACGTCGTACCCCGACTTCAAGTCTTCCTTCCCAAAGTGGCAAAGGGACTTTAGCAACCCCATCTGCggcaacctcgacgacaaaggcctcgacctgctcgagatGATGCTCGTGTACGACCCCGCGAGCCGGCTGTCGGCCAAGCAGGCGTGCAACCACCCTTACTTCGAGGACTACCTcgcccagcagcaggcggccgtcggacg CGcgcaacgacggcatcgcgCACCTTGCAACCCGGACCGACAAACGGCGGCCCTTCATCGCCACCCCCGCCGACTATCAGGATacggcgaggcggcgtgCACGGGcggagatggacgacgaggcaagaAGCTTGCCGGCACCCTGGGCACGGCGGTCGCAAGCTCCGGCTGGGTCCCCATGGCGCCCAAGTGTGGGAGGATTGACCGGCTGTCTGGTCGATCCGTCCCCGAGCGCAGTGGGCATGAACGAGACGGGGACGGCACACCTGGAGGGCGCGACGACTGA
- a CDS encoding putative impact protein — MAAAGQGDLQELLRMFTSRKVPILTAMQHVKALQSSQLRSIGPPLTSIDQIAQAPLSTIESAIHDSKLARGLHAACKSHGKKRGAEELASASPKKAKLEMHKRDMDYSSMTAEQLEGSLTLPLTVDEGVIGETSLVTNRAPLVLAFAVELLRFTMPEQPPSSRLSLAQAVVSANSRTKAVSIGIEKASRGAEEQIPEGQPRVRVLGREVPVLKRGGYAWTPDSPASLQVAARTSAAGPDARREKKRWTASRKVTSKASTFMAHAASLSSPNQRAGLMKELFTTKPELETATHNAWAVRASYGGSPLVQEASFDDGESGCGKFMLETMRGSEVKNTVVVLTRWYGGVMLGPDRWRLMRECIGDALSSQQRTSTLSGEAVWGLDVQDTRPAASTVGMAIHRPEGARNYLLRSFATTHEEGASEGKKTAASMNSERQENLGRLLGALRLLYASWAGVLSRDELDRRAWTWYVAVRPDVEAGPSGWGAKGTLRLEKILALRRTQQGDGGEGGESGMAAAGSFCE; from the exons ATGGCCGCGGCAGGGCAGGGGGATTTACAGGAGTTGTTGCGGATGTTCACGTCACGCAAGGTTCCCATATTGACGGCCATGCAACACGTCAAGGCTCTCCAGTCGTCTCAGCTTCGGAG CATCGGTCCCCCCCTCACCAGTATCGACCAGATCGCGCAAGCACCCTTGAGCACCATCGAGTCGGCGATTCACGACTCGAAGCTGGCTCGAGGCCTTCATGCGGCGTGCAAAAGCCATGGCAAGAAGCGCGGGGCCGAGGAGTTGGCGTCGGCCAGCCCGAAGAAGGCCAAGCTCGAGATGCACAAGCGTGACATGGACTACAGCTCCATGACGGCAGAGCAGCTCGAGGGCTCGTTGACGCTGCCCTTGACGGTGGACGAGGGAGTCATCGGCGAAACGAGTCTCGTGACCAACCGGGCGCCGCTGGTCCTGGcattcgccgtcgagctgctaCGGTTCACGATGCCGGAGCAGCCGCCGAGCAGCCGGCTCAGCTTGGCGCAGGCGGTCGTGAGCGCGAACTCGAGGACCAAGGCGGTGAGCATCGGCATCGAGAAGGCGTCCCGGGGAGCGGAAGAGCAGATTCCAGAGGGACAGCCTCGGGTGCGGGTCCTCGGGCGAGAGGTGCCCGTTCTGAAACGGGGCGGCTACGCGTGGACTCCGgactcgccggcctcgctgCAGGTCGCAGCCAGAACCAGCGCGGCAGGACCCGACGCACGGCGGGAGAAGAAGAGGTGGACAGCAAGCCGCAAGGTGACGTCGAAGGCGTCCACCTTTATGGCGCACGCGGCCTCTCTGTCGTCGCCGAACCAACGAGCAGGCCTCATGAAGGAGCTCTTCACGACCAAGCCCGagctcgagacggcgacgcacAACGCGTGGGCGGTGCGGGCGAGCTACGGCGGCTCGCCACTCGTCCAGGAGGCCtccttcgacgacggcgaatcGGGCTGCGGAAAGTTCATGCTCGAGACGATGCGCGGGTCCGAGGTCAAGAACACGGTGGTGGTGCTGACAAGATGGTACGGCGGCGTGATGCTCGGGCCCGACCGTTGGCGGCTGATGCGGGAGTgcatcggcgacgccctcTCCTCCCAGCAGCGCACGTCGACGCTctcgggcgaggccgtctgGGGGCTCGACGTGCAGGAcacgcggccggcggcgtcgacggtcggCATGGCCATCCACCGGCCCGAGGGGGCTCGGAACTACCTGCTCCGGAGCTTCGCCACGACGCACGAGGAGGGCGCGAGCGAAgggaagaagacggcggcgtcgatgaaCTCGGAGAGGCAGGAGAACCTCGGGCGACTCCTGGGCGCCCTGCGGCTCCTCTACGCCAGCTGGGCGGGGGTGCTGAGCAgggacgagctcgaccggCGCGCCTGGACGTGGTACGTCGCCGTGCGGCCGGACGTCGAGGCTGGGCCGTCGGGTTGGGGCGCCAAGGGGACACTCCGGCTGGAGAAGATTCTCGCACTGCGGCGCACGCAACAGGGAGATGGTGGCGAAGGAGGCGAATCCGGAATGGCGGCAGCGGGTTCATTTTGCGAGTGA